The Podospora pseudopauciseta strain CBS 411.78 chromosome 2 map unlocalized CBS411.78m_2, whole genome shotgun sequence genome has a window encoding:
- a CDS encoding uncharacterized protein (BUSCO:EOG09263OZR; COG:U; EggNog:ENOG503NY1E): MASEPHRNHRATTAPPGIGPFDLRPLLHGVPLSENGDEEDIQINCVEYLDGNLYVGTTASELLHFFGIPPDPADPNQNPTFILASRLKPASSDTNGASNGSRPGVQQILLLPRVAKACVLCNSTVSFYSLPELSPVFGTTVRNCNWIGGVDLNEDLTGPGHDRSGSVTILLHLNRKIRVVRIGDDAPRVYRTIDYAGSTLSVRRDSFACVADSRSYALVDIDRQLKIPLMSISSLDDSQPGGPFGQAQNIAGPPDGGLFRSASTASPRPPTDAHGHSRSTSLGDFISRGIQRRQGETEDPVFQDTDAPIPTRSPAPGEDGPNRAQLNRSPQPQAVSAAQAAGANPPSRAMSPARPETVLLKPLIVSPTTEEFLLVTGTGPLDPGIGMFVNLDGDPTRPTLEFDRYPREIVVDGGLIDPSSSRPSLGEAEEGYVLASMAKELEDGLHNGLEIQRFDVNVGEDEPEKWWLEVDNTVSNEAPGNTSIGIRSLLQSEEMHFEQIVQRLCQRRFSPFRGQSTTPTVSLKSNDSRTALSLQRLTQEQELFNRDESDEEVLPPEWETNRNKEGEDFVRRLAKTSSRLAVWAGANIWWAVRNPLLVQLEAALDAAASREQQSQPTKLETRLRIFSLLETIKRREPKMELEFMTLGYIKQRASVMLLVAFLTSTETPFTEGQTAAMEEHLFDGDLDARVVLSLIPALRNEIIVSRRGIWIYGGIKTVVEEYISREQGGLENQGVSSLALNVLQFLRRFLTATRKKKGFGSVSDEVFRTVDASLLVVLLELDRETPLGQLGRSGSVRKELYDLVDHGVDCFDRAVDLLETYQRLFVLSRLYQHKKMAGEVLATWRRIMEGEEDKGGELGDGEQRIRSYLSNISNQALVQEYAIWLAARNPKLGVQVFADEKGRFPRFEHGQVVALLREEAPDAVTYYLEHLVFGKGNTAYVNELITYYLDIVITDLQSSEETREMVAASYEAYRALHPPKPTYIRFLSDNTPPNSEVWQSRLRLLQLLSGGHDYNATAIRARINDSLSTIPQPNGHEDSNNNGVNTLHHQLLVPESIILAGRARQHRDALRLLVHRLGDYDTAVSYCIRGGAALSPGSRNKRRDSDSSLPPTYEEQVQLFKSLLGEFLALEDPEERVECTGNLLERFGGWFDILEVLEVIPDGWPVETIAEFLVSGLRRLVAERCEGLVARALSGAENLRVGFEFVERVREKGAVVEYLEGGRGGGNGGEEEGEEMIHGRDVLGGESWGEYVQAGGR, encoded by the exons ATGGCATCTGAACCGCACAGGAACCACAGGGCAACCACAGCGCCGCCTGGTATAGGACCCTTCGATTTGCGCCCGCTGCTCCATGGCGTCCCCCTGTCGGAAaatggcgacgaggaggatatcCAGATCAACTGCGTGGAATACTTGG ACGGAAACCTCTATGTTGGCACTACTGCTTCTGAATTGCTTCACTTCTTTGGCATCCCACCAGACCCCGCCGACCCGAACCAAAATCCCACGTTTATCCTCGCCTCGCGACTGAAACCAGCATCCTCAGATACCAACGGCGCATCGAATGGCTCAAGACCTGGTGTCCAGCAGATTCTCCTGCTGCCCCGCGTCGCCAAGGCATGTGTGTTGTGCAACTCAACCGTATCATTCTATTCACTTCCAGAACTAAGCCCAGTATTTGGAACCACGGTCAGGAATTGCAATTGGATCGGTGGAGTTGATCTGAACGAGGACTTGACTGGGCCGGGGCACGACAGATCAGGATCTGTCACGATACTACTGCACTTGAACCGCAAGATCAGAGTAGTGAGGATTGGAGATGATGCTCCACGTGTATACCGAACCATCGACTATGCCGGGAGCACACTATCTGTGCGTAGGGACTCGTTTGCATGTGTGGCGGACTCGAGAAGCTATGCATTGGTGGATATCGATCGGCAGCTGAAGATCCCGCTCATGAGCATATCATCACTTGACGACTCACAGCCAGGAGGTCCCTTCGGGCAGGCCCAAAACATTGCTGGGCCGCCAGATGGAGGTCTTTTCAGGAGTGCTTCTACAGCCTCGCCTCGGCCACCTACTGATGCACATGGGCATTCTAGGAGCACAAGCTTGGGCGATTTCATCTCGAGGGGTATACAACGGCGGCAGGGGGAAACTGAAGATCCTGTCTTCCAAGATACGGATGCGCCAATACCGACGCGCAGCCCGGCGCCAGGAGAGGATGGCCCAAATCGGGCCCAGCTGAACCGATCACCGCAGCCCCAGGCGGTATCAGCAGCACAAGCTGCCGGTGCAAATCCACCTTCCCGAGCAATGTCACCAGCAAGGCCTGAGACTGTATTGTTGAAACCTCTCATAGTATCACCAACCACAGAAGAGTTTCTTCTCGTGACGGGCACCGGCCCTCTTGACCCGGGTATTGGCATGTTTGTGAATCTCGACGGTGATCCAACAAGGCCGACGTTGGAATTCGACAGGTATCCACGTGAAattgtggttgatggtggacTTATTGACCCGTCGTCATCACGCCCATCTCTTggtgaggcagaggaaggCTATGTTCTTGCGTCCATGGctaaagagctcgaggatgggTTGCATAATGGGCTGGAAATTCAACGCTTTGATGTGAATGTTGGCGAGGACGAGCCAGAAAAAtggtggttggaggtggaCAACACAGTTTCGAACGAGGCGCCAGGAAATACATCAATAGGCATCCGCTCTCTGCTGCAGAGCGAGGAGATGCACTTTGAGCAGATTGTACAACGGCTGTGCCAGAGACGATTCTCGCCATTCAGGGGACAATCTACCACACCAACGGTATCGCTAAAAAGTAACGACTCCCGCACCGCGCTTTCCCTTCAACGGCTAACACAGGAACAAGAACTCTTCAACCGTGACGagtcggatgaggaggtgctcCCACCAGAATGGGAGACTAATCGCAATAAAGAAGGCGAGGACTTTGTCCGGAGGCTGGCGAAGACCTCATCCAGACTAGCCGTATGGGCTGGGGCGAATATATGGTGGGCGGTTCGAAATCCTCTGCTTGTGCAATTAGAGGCTGCCTTGGACGCAGCAGCATCACGGGAGCAGCAGTCTCAGCCAACCAAGCTTGAAACCAGATTACGGATATTCTCACTTCTAGAGACTATAAAGAGGCGGGAACCGAAGATGGAGCTTGAATTTATGACGCTGGGGTATATTAAGCAACGGGCTAGCGTCATGCTTCTTGTTGCTTTTCTGACGTCGACAGAGACACCTTTCACCGAAGGTCAGACGGCAGCAATGGAAGAGCATCTTTTTGATGGCGACTTGGACGCTAGAGTTGTCTTGTCGCTTATACCCGCTCTCCGGAACGAGATCATTGTCAGCAGACGAGGAATCTGGATATATGGGGGCATCAAAACTGTCGTGGAGGAGTATATATCCCGTGAACAGGGTGGATTAGAGAATCAGGGCGTCAGTTCATTGGCGCTCAATGTCCTCCAGTTTCTTCGCCGGTTCCTCACGGCAAccaggaaaaagaaggggtTTGGGAGCGTATCTGATGAGGTATTCAGAACTGTTGATGCATCTCTTCTTGTGGTACTTCTAGAGCTGGACAGGGAAACGCCCTTGGGTCAGCTCGGAAGAAGCGGCTCTGTCCGCAAGGAACTTTATGATCTTGTTGATCATGGTGTGGATTGTTTCGACCGCGCGGTGGACTTACTAGAGACCTACCAGAGACTTTTTGTGCTCAGCCGTCTCTACCAACACAAGAAAATGGCAGGCGAAGTTCTCGCAACATGGAGACGCATCatggaaggggaagaggacaAGGGCGGCGAGCTTGGGGATGGCGAGCAACGGATCCGGAGCtacctctccaacatcagCAACCAGGCTCTTGTCCAGGAATATGCCATCTGGCTGGCCGCCCGCAACCCCAAGCTCGGTGTTCAAGTATTCGCAGACGAAAAGGGGAGGTTTCCCAGATTTGAGCATGGCCAAGTCGTCGCTCTCTTGCGAGAAGAGGCCCCTGACGCAGTGACATACTACCTTGAGCACCTCGTCTTCGGCAAAGGCAATACCGCCTACGTCAACGAGCTCATCACGTACTACCTCGACATCGTCATCACCGACTTGCAGTCCTCCGAAGAAACCCGGGAGATGGTCGCCGCCTCTTATGAAGCCTACCGtgccctccacccccctaaACCAACTTACATCCGCTTCCTATCAGACAACACCCCACCCAATAGCGAGGTCTGGCAGAGCCGGTTACGGCTGCTCCAGTTACTATCCGGTGGACACGACTACAACGCGACAGCCATCCGCGCCAGGATAAACGACTCGCTATCTACCATCCCGCAACCCAACGGTCACGAagactccaacaacaacgggGTCAACACACTTCACCATCAGCTCCTCGTACCAGAATCGATCATCCTCGCCGGCCGCGCAAGGCAACATCGCGATGCCTTGCGGTTGCTAGTCCACCGCCTGGGAGACTACGACACTGCAGTCTCGTACTGTATCCGTGGCGGCGCGGCGCTGTCACCTGGTAGTCGGAACAAACGCCGCGATAGCGATAGCTCCCTCCCGCCTACGTATGAGGAGCAGGTACAACTTTTCAAGTCATTGCTCGGCGAGTTTTTGGCGTTGGAGGACCcagaggagagggtggagtgCACGGGGAATTTGCTGGAGAGATTCGGGGGCTGGTTTGATAttttggaggtgttggaggtgatACCGGATGGTTGGCCTGTGGAGACGATAGCAGAGTTTTTGGTGAGTGGGCtcaggaggttggtggcggagaggtgtgaggggttggttgcgAGGGCACTGAGCGGGGCGGAGAActtgagggttgggtttgagTTTGTGGAGAGGGTGCGGGAGAAGGGGGCTGTAGTTGAGTATCTtgagggaggaaggggaggggggaatggaggggaggaggagggggaggagatgattCATGGGAGGGATGtgctgggaggggagagttGGGGGGAGTATGTACAGGCTGGGGGGAGGTAG
- a CDS encoding uncharacterized protein (COG:K; BUSCO:EOG09261OXD; EggNog:ENOG503NUC2) produces the protein MAEDTPSEAPAAPATTTTTTSTNESVNKFQNAISQWRSLDFTGLVSTLDNTASEIVAYQRDSTVQRKDLASKTKEFRKLDDASKLSEVKGLLKAYQTFIDLLTNHSKSVNSAFLHAYTSLSEAPDPYPLLEASVDSMLVSEDTLPKLSQENEHLQKTVSSLTTQLEETETRLQTERDLRKGLEENLETKVKEVEVSWTAVLEEKQDNWAAKEKALEDKVENQDRLLNEIKASYEVNQRLGKGDGEEGQGGHVTSAELEMVHSDLERTSARLAEVEARNEQMRLELAQAKSQVPTQAAISLEDDPGYMRMRSENSSLIRKLEATRVDKEGLKRGLDTRLRALEREVGLLKEERDSLKAKVQKWSDYDEVKQELEVLKSIEFATGDDDEVRDMSTDQSGGQGKDTLEQLLLARNKKLSDELTILRVSHQDLQSRLQTLQEELSRTNAELEKSQNLNEKLENELSTIQAEAPNAFPSGASVAGTYVSRYAPSMAPGRRPGGGNGRTSPTSSIISGFNPGGGGFEDRPTGGSSGGGILPMITAQRDRFKKRNAQLEQELNETHKTVSQLRQEIAALQRDNLNLYEKTRYVSTYNRAGPAVGALTSSSSAYSNPNPSSVSIGGGGGGAQSPGIALDRYRKAYESNISPFAAFRGRESARAYRGLSFPERVVYSVTRMVLATRASRNLFAVYCVVLHMMVFYSLFWMGTGDVDRRVVAAAAVEVARNLGGAAEDVGDGGGGGSGGGTGSLSEQGFQT, from the exons ATGGCAGAAGACACCCCATCAGAAGCTCCCGCCGCGCCGGcgaccacgacgacgacaacgtcAACCAATGAATCAGTCAACAAGTTCCAAAACGCCATCTCGCAATGGAGAA GTCTCGATTTCACGGGCCTTGTCTCGACCCTCGACAACACAGCCTCCGAAATCGTTGCCTACCAGCGGGACTCGACAGTACAGAGAAAAGACCTTGCGTCAAAGACCAAAGAATTCCGAAAGCTGGATGATGCGAGCAAGCTTTCTGAAGTCAAGGGTTTGCTAAAGG CCTACCAGACGTTCATTGATCTTCTAACCAACCATTCGAAATCTGTCAACTCGGCCTTTTTGCACGCCTATACCTCCCTATCTGAAGCTCCCGATCCGTACCCATTGCTCGAGGCCTCGGTCGATTCTATGCTGGTGTCTGAAGACACCTTACCAAAGCTTAGTCAGGAGAACGAACACCTTCAGAAAACAGTGTCAAGCTTGACTACCCAGCTCGAAGAGACCGAAACGAGACTGCAAACAGAGCGCGACttgaggaaggggttggaaGAGAACTTGGAGaccaaggtcaaggaggttgaggtaTCCTGGACTGcggtgctggaggagaagcaggacAACTGGgctgccaaggagaaggcgttggaggacAAGGTGGAGAACCAGGATCGTCTTTTGAACGAGATCAAGGCCAGCTATGAAGTCAACCAGCGGTTGGGCAAGGGcgatggagaggaaggtcAAGGGGGCCATGTCACGAGCGCagagctggagatggtgcACTCGGATTTGGAGCGCACCAGCGCACGGCTTGCCGAGGTTGAGGCTCGCAACGAGCAGATGAGGCTGGAGCTGGCTCAAGCCAAGTCACAGGTTCCTACACAAGCTGCAATTTCATTGGAAGACGACCCCGGGTATATGAGGATGAGATCAGAGAATTCATCACTTATTCGAAAGCTGGAGGCGACGCGCGTGGATAAGGAAGGGCTCAAGCGAGGTCTCGATACTAGACTGCGCGCTTTGGAGCGTGAAGTTGGCTTACTCAAAGAAGAGCGGGACAGTTTGAAGGCCAAGGTGCAAAAATGGAGTGATTATGACGAAGTAAAACAAGAGCTGGAAGTGCTGAAGAGCATCGAGTTTGCCACtggcgatgatgacgaaGTACGAGACATGTCCACAGACCAGAGCGGCGGACAAGGCAAAGACACCCTTGAGCAGCTCCTTCTTGCGCGCAATAAGAAGCTGAGCGACGAACTCACCATTCTCCGAGTGTCACACCAAGACCTTCAATCCAGgctccaaaccctccaagaGGAACTCTCCCGGACCAAtgctgagctggagaagTCCCAGAACCTCAACGAAAAGCTCGAAAACGAGCTCTCGACCATCCAAGCCGAGGCACCCAACGCGTTTCCTTCAGGCGCCTCCGTAGCAGGGACCTACGTCAGCCGTTACGCACCTTCAATGGCGCCAGGCCGAAGACCAGGCGGAGGCAATGGGcgcacctcccccacctcctccatcatcagcgGGTTCAACCCCGGCGGAGGCGGCTTTGAAGACAGACCCACgggcggcagcagcggcggtggCATCCTACCCATGATCACGGCCCAGCGCGACCGCTTCAAGAAGCGCAACGCCCAGCTCGAACAAGAACTAAACGAAACCCACAAAACGGTCTCGCAGCTCCGTCAGGAAATCGCCGCTCTGCAACGCGACAATTTGAATCTCTATGAGAAAACCCGCTACGTATCTACTTACAACCGTGCCGGGCCAGCGGTGGGGGCTTTgacgtcgtcgtcatcggccTATTCCAACCCGAACCCAAGTTCGGTGTCTatcggtggaggaggagggggtgcaCAAAGCCCGGGGATAGCGTTGGACCGGTACCGCAAGGCGTACGAGTCTAATATCTCTCCGTTTGCGGCGTTTagggggagggagtcggCGAGGGCGTATAGGGGGTTGAGTTTCCCCGAGAGGGTGGTGTATTCGGTCACGAGGATGGTGCTGGCCACGAGGGCGAGCAGGAATTTGTTTGCGGTTTATTGTGTTGTTTTGCATATGATGGTGTTTTATAGCTTGTTTTGGATGGGGACGGGGGATGTGGATAGGCGGGTtgttgcggcggcggcggtggaggttgcGAGGAATTTGGGGGGTGCGGCGGAGGAtgttggggatggaggaggaggggggagtggaggggggacggggagTTTGTCGGAACAGGGGTTTCAGAcctga
- a CDS encoding uncharacterized protein (EggNog:ENOG503P21A; COG:S), protein MRCQLLLVPALSASTWAAPAFPKFTAALAPNVQAISDYFNILATKVQENRAAGSAPICDLSKLSLPIEAEPLGQPTPGLYLKHVAIGRGTQNYTCDLSNSTAVPQAFGALATLYNASCVTSAFPDVSAMLTRASLHFDVADNDALQRLAPADLPVSGIHYFTDGTTPFFGLDTPQWHLGEGTFGKNASTAAPLTAAKGKKGEAAVPWLRLAAKGTNTGGLQEVYRLETVGGSAPATCKGMPASFEIQYSTQYWFYAS, encoded by the exons ATGCGCTGCCAACTCCTCCTAGTCCCTGCGCTCAGCGCTTCTACCTGGGCAGCTCCCGCTTTCCCCAAATTCACCGCCGCTCTTGCTCCCAATGTCCAGGCCATCTCAGATTACTTCAACATCCTGGCGACCAAGGTCCAAGAAAACCGAGCAGCAGGGTCGGCACCTATCTGCGACCTTTCAAAGCTTTCTCTTCCAATCG AGGCTGAACCCCTTGGTCAACCAACACCTGGTCTCTACCTCAAGCATGTCGCGATTGGCCGCGGAACACAAAACTACACATGCGATCTCAGCAACTCCACTGCCGTGCCACAAGCATTCGGCGCCCTTGCCACCCTTTACAACGCCTCATGTGTCACATCAGCCTTTCCTGACGTGAGCGCCATGCTTACCCGCGCGTCACTGCACTTTGATGTTGCCGACAATGACGCTCTTCAAAGACTCGCCCCCGCGGATCTCCCCGTAAGCGGCATCCACTACTTTACCGACGGCACCACCCCTTTCTTCGGCCTTGATACCCCCCAATGGCACCTGGGCGAGGGCACCTTCGGCAAGAACGCCAGCACTGCCGCGCCGCTGACTGCcgccaagggcaagaagggaGAGGCTGCTGTTCCATGGCTCAGACTGGCAGCCAAGGGTACCAACACTGGTGGTCTTCAAGAGGTCTATCGTCTTGAGACTGTCGGTGGCAGCGCTCCTGCAACTTGCAAGGGGATGCCAGCGTCGTTTGAGATTCAATATTCCACACA ATACTGGTTCTACGCCTCTTGA